In Salegentibacter mishustinae, a single genomic region encodes these proteins:
- a CDS encoding site-specific integrase produces the protein MDTNFFHIFYLRGGAKNSLSPIYLRVTLRGKRAATSLRRKISKEDWNSSAGRAKGNTEKAKILNRYLSKVENDLYISHQKLLEKGTKFTAQDLVDTFLGKDKKKEDQERMLLDIFQEHNDRVNRLVGKDFAAGTAERYRTAKNHVGEYIEKEYKVSDIPVKEVNLKFITGFEYYLKTERNCAHNSAIKYVTNFKKIIRIALSNEWIAKDPFQNWKGKLKVVDREFLTEVELQALISKEIKNERLDLIKDIFTFSCFTGLSYAEVKKLSEKEVVIGIDGNKWIKTKRTKTKTRCSVPILPVAEAILEKYSSHPDVSEKRLLPILSNQKTNAYIKEIADLCGINKNLTFHLARHTFATTVTLANGVPIESVSKMLGHKNLRTTQHYAKILDRKVGDDMAVLKERLESKNFWRKA, from the coding sequence ATGGATACAAATTTCTTCCATATTTTTTATCTAAGAGGTGGCGCAAAAAATTCTTTATCACCAATCTACCTTCGAGTCACACTAAGAGGTAAGCGAGCAGCCACTAGTCTTCGTAGAAAAATTTCCAAAGAAGATTGGAATTCTTCAGCAGGAAGGGCCAAGGGGAATACTGAGAAAGCGAAAATTCTTAATAGATATTTATCCAAAGTTGAAAACGACCTCTATATATCTCATCAAAAACTTTTAGAAAAGGGAACGAAGTTTACTGCTCAGGACTTGGTGGACACATTTTTAGGAAAAGACAAGAAAAAAGAAGACCAGGAAAGGATGCTTCTGGATATTTTCCAGGAACACAATGATCGGGTTAATAGACTTGTAGGTAAAGATTTTGCCGCCGGTACAGCTGAAAGATATAGAACGGCTAAAAATCACGTAGGGGAATATATAGAAAAGGAGTACAAAGTTTCGGATATTCCCGTAAAAGAGGTAAACCTCAAATTTATTACCGGCTTTGAATATTATTTAAAGACAGAAAGGAACTGTGCGCATAATTCCGCCATTAAATATGTAACAAACTTTAAAAAAATCATTCGCATAGCATTATCAAACGAATGGATAGCAAAAGACCCTTTTCAGAACTGGAAAGGTAAATTAAAAGTGGTAGATCGGGAGTTTCTAACTGAAGTTGAACTTCAGGCGCTGATCTCCAAAGAAATTAAAAATGAGCGACTGGATTTAATTAAAGATATTTTTACGTTTAGTTGCTTTACTGGGCTTAGTTATGCTGAGGTAAAAAAACTTTCAGAAAAGGAAGTGGTAATTGGTATTGATGGTAATAAATGGATTAAAACTAAGAGAACAAAAACTAAGACCAGATGCAGCGTTCCAATTCTTCCTGTGGCAGAGGCTATATTGGAAAAATATTCTTCGCATCCCGATGTGAGCGAGAAGCGGTTACTTCCAATTCTAAGTAATCAAAAAACGAATGCTTATATTAAGGAAATAGCAGATCTTTGCGGCATCAACAAAAATCTTACATTCCATTTGGCCAGGCACACGTTTGCAACTACTGTTACGCTTGCAAATGGAGTTCCTATAGAGAGTGTGAGTAAAATGCTAGGACACAAAAATCTTCGTACAACTCAGCATTATGCAAAAATTCTAGATCGAAAAGTGGGTGACGATATGGCTGTATTGAAAGAACGATTAGAATCCAAAAATTTTTGGAGAAAGGCTTAA
- a CDS encoding BfmA/BtgA family mobilization protein, producing MDEEYKKEKFETLKIKTSVAKKFRRFSRALSKSQSMTLLSRVEFFEMNSISPNEMMGPKMETLENLVKKRINAVIAILKDIEKNKVNPTLGILESLMEAADPKDNYENRVRDYEEDDTHPDFYK from the coding sequence ATGGATGAAGAATATAAAAAAGAGAAGTTCGAGACTCTTAAGATCAAGACTTCCGTAGCCAAAAAATTTAGAAGGTTCAGCCGGGCTTTATCTAAATCTCAATCAATGACATTATTATCGAGGGTCGAATTTTTTGAAATGAATAGTATTTCTCCCAATGAAATGATGGGTCCAAAAATGGAGACTCTGGAAAACCTTGTCAAAAAAAGAATAAATGCAGTAATCGCAATTTTGAAAGATATAGAGAAGAATAAAGTAAACCCCACTTTAGGCATTTTGGAATCTCTAATGGAAGCTGCAGATCCCAAAGATAACTACGAAAATCGAGTAAGGGATTATGAGGAAGACGATACTCATCCCGATTTTTATAAATAA
- a CDS encoding helix-turn-helix domain-containing protein, producing MKESIHPFMVSMHSLEAKIEQLTREFRIRQIKDPCLILLDNADFIQLFKISAKTAQTWREEGLIEYAQVKGKIYYSLKDIQAFINRHRKNRKDANS from the coding sequence ATGAAAGAAAGCATCCATCCATTTATGGTCAGTATGCATTCCCTGGAAGCTAAAATAGAACAGCTCACCAGGGAATTCAGGATCAGGCAGATTAAAGATCCCTGTCTCATCCTTCTGGATAATGCTGATTTTATCCAGCTATTTAAAATAAGTGCGAAAACAGCTCAAACCTGGCGGGAAGAAGGGCTGATTGAATACGCACAGGTGAAAGGAAAGATCTACTACAGTCTCAAGGATATCCAGGCATTTATAAATCGTCACCGAAAAAATAGGAAGGATGCTAACTCTTAA